A single Callithrix jacchus isolate 240 chromosome 4, calJac240_pri, whole genome shotgun sequence DNA region contains:
- the ZBTB2 gene encoding zinc finger and BTB domain-containing protein 2 isoform X2 encodes MYTGKMAPQLIDPVRLEQGIKFLHAYPLIQEASLASQGAFSHPDQVFPLASSLYGIQIADHQLRQATKITSAPEKLGRDPRPQTSRISQEQVPEASQLSQLTSNLAQVNRTNMTPSDPLQTSLSPELVSTPVPPPPPGEETNLEASSSDEQPATLTIAHVKPSIMKRNGSFPKYYACHLCGRRFTLRSSLREHLQIHTGVPFTSSQQGESRVPLTLCSNAADLGKDAMEVPEAGMISDSELQHISDSPIIDGQQQSETPPPSDIADIDNLEQADQEREVKRRKYECTICGRKFIQKSHWREHMYIHTGKPFKCSTCDKSFCRANQAARHVCLNQSIDTYTMVDKQTLELCTFEEGSQMDNMLVQTNKPYKCNLCDKTFSTPNEVVKHSCQNQNSDVFALDEGRSILLGSGDSEVTEPDHPVLASIKKEQETVLLD; translated from the coding sequence ATGTACACTGGGAAGATGGCACCTCAGCTCATCGACCCAGTTCGATTAGAACAGGGGATCAAGTTTCTGCACGCTTACCCGCTCATCCAGGAAGCCAGCCTCGCCAGCCAGGGAGCCTTTTCTCACCCTGACCAAGTTTTCCCGCTGGCTTCTTCATTATATGGCATTCAGATTGCAGATCATCAACTGAGACAAGCCACCAAGATTACTTCAGCACCTGAAAAACTTGGGCGAGATCCAAGGCCACAGACCTCCAGGATAAGCCAGGAGCAGGTCCCAGAGGCCTCACAGCTTTCCCAGCTGACTTCAAACCTGGCCCAGGTAAATCGGACAAATATGACTCCCTCAGACCCCCTGCAGACCTCACTGTCTCCAGAACTTGTTTCCACTCCtgttcctccccctcctcccggGGAGGAGACCAATCTGGAAGCATCTTCCTCTGATGAGCAGCCTGCAACCCTCACGATAGCCCACGTCAAGCCGAGCATCATGAAGAGGAACGGGAGCTTTCCAAAGTACTACGCCTGCCACCTGTGTGGACGGCGCTTCACCCTTCGGAGCAGCTTACGTGAACACCTCCAGATCCACACAGGAGTACCTTTCACATCCAGCCAACAGGGAGAAAGTCGTGTCCCCCTGACTCTCTGTAGCAATGCAGCGGACCTCGGGAAAGACGCCATGGAAGTGCCTGAAGCCGGGATGATAAGTGACAGTGAGCTGCAGCACATCTCCGATTCGCCCATCATCGACGGGCAGCAACAGTCGGAAACCCCACCCCCCTCAGACATTGCTGACATTGACAACCTGGAGCAGGCCGACCAGGAGAGAGAGGTGAAGAGGCGGAAGTATGAGTGCACAATATGTGGACGCAAATTTATCCAGAAAAGCCACTGGAGGgaacacatgtacatacataccgGGAAGCCTTTCAAGTGCAGCACTTGTGACAAAAGCTTTTGCAGGGCCAACCAGGCTGCCCGCCACGTGTGCCTCAACCAGAGCATCGACACCTACACCATGGTAGATAAACAGACTCTGGAACTCTGCACATTTGAGGAAGGGAGTCAGATGGACAACATGCTGGTGCAAACCAACAAACCCTACAAATGCAACTTGTGTGACAAAACATTCTCGACTCCCAATGAGGTTGTTAAACATTCATGCCAAAACCAGAACTCGGACGTCTTTGCCCTAGACGAGGGGCGATCCATTCTCCTTGGCAGTGGGGACTCAGAAGTAACAGAGCCTGACCACCCAGTGTTAGCTTCCATCAAAAAGGAACAGGAAACCGTCTTACTAGACTGA